The Phycisphaerae bacterium genome has a window encoding:
- a CDS encoding ABC transporter substrate-binding protein — translation MKQLIPFGWSFFFLLLSIPSYGAERDSILVGCPLPLDASYGQNGLRGATLAVEQINAAGGVVLNGLHLPIKLEVLDTGDLDPNVSESEAMAGIERLITEKKVDVLVGGPARSEYGVAAMDVIARHDVVHLAAVGCYTPTWDMKKFASDPKKYRRSFRMSGSIAWYIDETKGLLVHLKKEYGYKKMFILTQDVLMCRDAAELVKKAAVENGWEIVGQESNPTETTDFSASLTKCKRSGAQVLFLWSYSPNTAFLFEQWRTMEIPALPLGFVEAAEDPDFWNTTNGKCAYSVITLSEAGTSPSDVTPLSRKFYQAYEKRWKTPPRSTGSAAAYEAVFAIKDAVERAGTLETDSLIEALEQTDLQVVRGRLRFDQNHQSVFGYDPNTAVLGNWAQWQDGQRVTVWPLAARTGKLKMPPWLQWWWLKTR, via the coding sequence ATGAAGCAACTCATACCATTTGGCTGGAGCTTTTTTTTCCTACTGCTGAGCATCCCTTCCTACGGCGCCGAACGGGATTCAATTCTGGTGGGTTGTCCGCTCCCGCTGGACGCCTCCTACGGGCAGAACGGGCTGCGCGGAGCGACGCTGGCCGTCGAGCAGATCAACGCGGCGGGCGGAGTAGTGCTTAACGGCCTGCACCTGCCAATCAAGCTCGAGGTCTTGGACACAGGCGATCTGGACCCGAACGTCTCGGAAAGCGAGGCAATGGCCGGAATCGAACGGTTGATCACTGAGAAGAAGGTGGACGTATTGGTCGGAGGGCCCGCCCGATCGGAGTACGGCGTAGCGGCGATGGACGTGATAGCCCGACACGACGTGGTGCACCTGGCCGCCGTCGGTTGCTATACGCCCACGTGGGACATGAAAAAGTTCGCCTCGGACCCGAAAAAATACCGCCGGTCGTTCCGCATGAGCGGCAGCATCGCCTGGTACATCGACGAGACGAAAGGACTGCTGGTTCACCTGAAAAAGGAATATGGTTACAAGAAAATGTTCATCCTGACCCAGGACGTCCTGATGTGCCGTGACGCCGCCGAACTGGTCAAGAAAGCGGCGGTCGAAAACGGCTGGGAAATCGTCGGACAGGAATCCAATCCGACTGAAACGACGGATTTCTCAGCCAGCCTCACCAAGTGCAAGCGATCGGGAGCGCAGGTCCTGTTCCTCTGGAGTTACAGTCCGAATACGGCATTCCTGTTCGAGCAGTGGCGGACCATGGAAATCCCGGCCCTGCCGCTGGGCTTCGTCGAAGCCGCTGAGGATCCCGATTTCTGGAACACCACCAACGGAAAATGCGCGTACTCGGTCATCACGCTCTCCGAGGCGGGAACCAGCCCCTCGGACGTGACGCCGCTGTCGAGGAAGTTCTACCAAGCCTACGAAAAACGCTGGAAAACCCCGCCGCGAAGCACCGGATCGGCGGCCGCCTACGAGGCCGTCTTCGCGATAAAGGACGCCGTGGAGCGGGCCGGCACGCTCGAAACGGATTCGCTCATCGAAGCCCTGGAACAGACGGACCTTCAGGTCGTTCGGGGCCGGCTCCGTTTCGACCAGAACCATCAGAGCGTGTTCGGCTACGATCCCAACACCGCCGTGCTCGGAAACTGGGCCCAATGGCAGGATGGGCAGCGGGTAACCGTCTGGCCCCTCGCGGCCAGGACCGGAAAACTCAAGATGCCGCCATGGCTCCAATGGTGGTGGCTCAAGACCCGCTGA
- a CDS encoding zinc ribbon domain-containing protein, protein MPIYEYLCGQCGHKFELLKAKMSKNSREKCPECGGTAPQQFSVFGVGSGGSSSQAPCAATGSCPTGTACCDGGTCPFGNG, encoded by the coding sequence ATGCCGATATACGAGTACCTCTGTGGCCAGTGCGGCCACAAATTTGAGTTGCTGAAGGCGAAGATGAGCAAGAATTCGCGGGAGAAGTGCCCGGAGTGCGGGGGCACCGCCCCGCAGCAGTTCAGTGTTTTCGGGGTCGGCTCGGGTGGTTCATCGTCACAGGCTCCTTGTGCGGCGACGGGAAGCTGTCCGACCGGCACGGCCTGCTGTGACGGCGGGACCTGCCCGTTTGGCAACGGTTGA
- a CDS encoding sialate O-acetylesterase — MKKLLIILMVGGVALGEVRTASMVGEGMVLQREMAVPVWGQDEPGQTVTVRFRGHEASASAWKDGSWRLTIPSGEAGGPFEMEIEGSSRLTYKDVLVGEVWVASGQSNMAMAVKELPEGQELIASATDEKLRLFFAPYRGAAEPVEDFQAGWTPAVSEKITWMSAVAYYFARELREKLDVPVAIINSSWGGTNAETWTPLEAFGRYPELHPMHEQLMRMRTDMAGVVREYQRAIAEWEAATKRSDPGNAGFAQGWAKEDFDDSEWATGELPRKIEDLAGEIDGVVWFRRQVTLPAEWAGRDLLLELGPVDDFDITYWNGAEIGRTGTETFCSWEAARQYVVPGRLVKEGTNTIAIRVFDHFGNGGFMGPAWQMRVWLQGAEGTQPIGLYGEWKYKVAAALTPEHPELAKPASPAPPGRVNSPTALWNAMIYPAVPYGIRGAIWYQGEGNVGRAEHYKVLFPAMIEGWRRTWGQGEFPFLFVQLANYMARHDQPTDSGWARIREAQLETLKVPNTAMAVAIDIGDAVSIHPTNKKEVGRRLALAAEAVACGRDVVFSGPVFEAMEVRDGKAYLTFKHVDGGLAAQGEKLVGFAVAGPDRQFVWAEATIEGDRVVVWNDQIAEPAAVRYAWADNPEANLYNHAGLPASPFRTDRW, encoded by the coding sequence ATGAAGAAGTTGTTGATCATCTTGATGGTCGGTGGCGTTGCGTTGGGCGAGGTGCGGACCGCCTCGATGGTGGGAGAGGGGATGGTGCTTCAGCGGGAGATGGCCGTGCCGGTCTGGGGGCAGGATGAACCCGGGCAGACGGTGACGGTGCGGTTTCGCGGGCATGAGGCGTCGGCGTCGGCGTGGAAGGACGGGTCGTGGCGGCTGACCATTCCGTCGGGCGAGGCCGGCGGTCCGTTCGAGATGGAGATCGAGGGCAGCAGCCGCCTGACGTATAAGGACGTGTTGGTGGGCGAGGTGTGGGTGGCTTCGGGTCAGTCGAACATGGCGATGGCGGTCAAGGAACTGCCGGAAGGGCAGGAGTTGATCGCGTCGGCGACCGATGAGAAGCTGCGGCTGTTCTTCGCGCCGTACCGCGGCGCGGCGGAGCCGGTCGAGGATTTCCAAGCCGGGTGGACGCCCGCGGTCTCGGAGAAGATCACGTGGATGTCGGCGGTGGCCTACTATTTCGCCCGCGAGCTGCGTGAGAAACTCGACGTTCCGGTGGCGATCATCAACAGCAGTTGGGGCGGCACGAACGCCGAGACGTGGACGCCGCTGGAGGCGTTCGGGCGCTATCCGGAACTGCATCCGATGCACGAGCAGTTGATGCGGATGCGGACGGACATGGCGGGTGTGGTGCGGGAATATCAAAGGGCCATCGCCGAGTGGGAGGCTGCGACCAAACGAAGCGATCCGGGCAACGCGGGTTTCGCGCAGGGTTGGGCGAAGGAGGACTTTGACGACAGCGAGTGGGCGACGGGCGAACTGCCGCGGAAGATCGAGGACCTGGCGGGCGAGATCGACGGGGTCGTCTGGTTTCGTCGGCAGGTGACCTTGCCGGCGGAGTGGGCGGGTCGCGACCTGCTGCTGGAGTTGGGACCGGTTGACGATTTTGACATCACGTACTGGAACGGGGCGGAGATCGGCCGGACCGGGACCGAGACGTTCTGTTCCTGGGAGGCGGCGCGGCAGTACGTGGTGCCCGGGCGGCTGGTGAAGGAAGGGACGAATACGATCGCGATCCGGGTGTTCGACCATTTCGGCAACGGCGGGTTCATGGGTCCGGCTTGGCAGATGCGGGTGTGGCTGCAGGGGGCTGAGGGGACACAGCCGATCGGGCTGTATGGGGAATGGAAGTACAAGGTGGCGGCGGCGCTTACGCCGGAGCACCCAGAGCTGGCCAAGCCGGCTTCACCGGCCCCGCCGGGCCGGGTCAACAGCCCGACGGCGTTGTGGAACGCGATGATCTACCCGGCTGTGCCGTACGGGATTCGCGGAGCGATCTGGTATCAGGGCGAAGGCAACGTCGGGCGGGCTGAGCACTACAAGGTGCTTTTCCCGGCGATGATCGAGGGCTGGCGGCGGACGTGGGGACAGGGGGAGTTTCCGTTCCTGTTCGTGCAGTTGGCCAACTACATGGCGCGGCACGATCAGCCGACCGATTCGGGCTGGGCCCGAATTCGCGAGGCGCAGCTTGAGACGCTCAAGGTCCCGAACACGGCGATGGCGGTGGCGATCGATATCGGCGACGCGGTGAGCATTCACCCGACGAACAAGAAGGAAGTGGGGCGGCGTCTGGCCCTGGCGGCCGAGGCGGTGGCCTGCGGACGCGACGTGGTGTTCTCGGGGCCGGTCTTCGAGGCGATGGAGGTCCGTGACGGGAAAGCATACCTGACCTTCAAGCACGTTGATGGCGGCTTAGCGGCCCAAGGTGAGAAGCTGGTGGGTTTTGCCGTTGCCGGGCCGGACCGGCAGTTCGTCTGGGCTGAGGCGACGATCGAGGGCGATCGGGTGGTGGTCTGGAACGATCAGATCGCTGAGCCGGCGGCGGTGCGTTACGCGTGGGCTGACAACCCGGAGGCGAACCTCTACAACCATGCCGGTCTGCCCGCTTCGCCGTTCCGAACCGACCGCTGGTAG
- a CDS encoding response regulator has translation MRRASISWKLSAITVTAFTLGFLTLAVVNILELRRAYKTGLEEEALVISRHLRGVICSNLGDLPLDGFTGMSSYLQSLVEPNPHFGYCFIADRTQTILYQHQKQDAAPFDPASAGDLDFAAETDQHINPIGPYYEMVVPIVWEAKVIGTIHVGIPRNQIDALVTKAVVTNVAVGLLILSSALFLLYFLLTQCVTQPMASLAHRIEAINRHFNLVRRNEDQEEGDELERFARSLNIMGQELEQKTVSKDYVQNIIESMSDALFVLNNRGTIETVNEAACRLLGYSEPELLHRPLLDFVQTEEDLSWKTVLATMAEGEKTRNRETRIRTRKGEVVPVFLSCAAMKDAVKATTGVVCTVKDITESKRAEEELRQAKETAEAANRAKSEFVANMSHEIRTPMNGIIGMTELALETELTENQREYLDMVKRSADSLLGVLNDILDFSKMEAGKLDLCPIDFNLHDHLHDTIRLLSERADKKGVELVCRILSNVPECLVGDPDRLRQIVVNLLGNAVKFTEQGSVVVQAAVESQTEKETVIHFTVEDTGIGIPPDKQALIFEEFSQADASITRRYGGTGLGLAISSTLVHMMGGRIWVESEVGVGSRFHFTARLAPSLAAPASAKREFDDVEPLRNLEVLVVDDHPINRRILVEILTNWSMKPSAAGSGPEAINRLVQAQRAGRPFPLVLLDACMPDMDGFAVAERIKNDPTLATARIMMLSSSARQQDLLRCRELGIAVHLTKPIRQSSLLQAILQVLGLAGRDAKTSSAPELTAPKDHPPLRILLAEDNPINQKLAVRILERWNHTVLVANNGRQAVEASEKERFDLILMDVQMPEMSGLEAAAAIREREKATGGHVPIIAMTACAMKGDRERCLEAGMDGYISKPIRVNDLLGTIDEVVPVPR, from the coding sequence ATGAGAAGGGCCAGCATCAGTTGGAAGCTCTCCGCAATCACCGTTACCGCCTTCACACTGGGCTTTCTGACGCTCGCCGTCGTCAACATCCTGGAGTTGAGGCGGGCCTACAAAACCGGTCTGGAAGAGGAAGCCCTGGTCATCTCCCGGCATCTGCGGGGCGTGATCTGCAGCAACCTCGGCGACCTGCCCCTCGACGGGTTCACCGGCATGAGCTCCTATCTGCAGAGCCTGGTCGAACCCAATCCCCATTTCGGCTACTGCTTCATCGCGGACCGGACACAGACCATCCTCTACCAGCATCAGAAACAGGACGCCGCGCCGTTCGATCCCGCTTCCGCAGGCGATCTGGACTTTGCCGCCGAGACCGACCAGCACATCAATCCGATCGGACCGTACTATGAGATGGTCGTGCCCATCGTCTGGGAGGCAAAGGTGATCGGAACCATCCATGTCGGCATCCCCCGCAACCAGATCGATGCTCTGGTCACCAAAGCCGTCGTCACCAACGTGGCCGTGGGCCTGCTCATCCTCTCGAGCGCCTTGTTCCTGCTCTACTTCCTTCTGACACAGTGCGTCACCCAGCCGATGGCCAGCCTGGCCCATCGGATCGAGGCGATCAACCGCCATTTCAACCTGGTTCGCCGGAACGAGGACCAGGAGGAGGGCGACGAGTTGGAGCGGTTTGCCCGGTCGCTCAACATCATGGGACAGGAACTGGAGCAGAAGACCGTTTCCAAGGACTACGTCCAGAACATCATCGAGAGCATGAGCGACGCCCTCTTCGTGCTGAACAACCGCGGAACGATCGAGACCGTTAACGAAGCGGCGTGCCGGCTGCTGGGCTACAGCGAACCCGAACTGCTCCATCGACCCCTGCTGGATTTCGTGCAGACCGAGGAGGACCTGTCCTGGAAAACGGTTCTCGCCACCATGGCGGAGGGAGAGAAAACCCGCAACCGCGAAACGCGGATCAGAACGCGAAAAGGCGAGGTTGTTCCCGTGTTCCTGAGCTGCGCCGCAATGAAGGACGCCGTCAAGGCCACCACCGGCGTGGTCTGCACGGTCAAGGACATCACCGAATCGAAGCGGGCCGAGGAGGAACTGCGCCAGGCCAAGGAGACAGCCGAGGCGGCCAATCGGGCCAAGAGCGAGTTCGTCGCCAATATGTCCCACGAGATCCGAACGCCTATGAACGGGATCATAGGAATGACCGAACTGGCCCTCGAAACCGAGCTCACGGAGAACCAGAGAGAATACCTCGACATGGTCAAACGGTCGGCCGACTCCCTGCTGGGAGTCCTCAACGATATTCTCGATTTCTCCAAGATGGAGGCCGGCAAACTGGACCTGTGCCCCATCGACTTCAACCTTCACGACCATCTCCACGACACCATCCGCCTCCTCAGCGAGCGGGCGGACAAGAAGGGGGTCGAACTCGTCTGCCGGATTCTCTCCAACGTCCCCGAATGCCTCGTCGGCGACCCCGATCGACTCCGCCAGATCGTCGTGAACCTACTCGGAAACGCCGTCAAGTTCACCGAACAGGGCTCGGTGGTCGTCCAGGCCGCCGTCGAGTCACAGACCGAAAAGGAAACGGTCATCCACTTCACCGTCGAGGACACCGGCATCGGGATCCCTCCGGACAAGCAGGCGCTCATCTTTGAGGAGTTCTCCCAGGCCGATGCGTCGATCACACGACGCTACGGAGGGACGGGGCTGGGCCTGGCTATCTCTTCCACGCTCGTCCACATGATGGGAGGGCGAATCTGGGTCGAGAGCGAAGTGGGCGTCGGAAGCAGGTTCCATTTCACCGCCCGCCTCGCCCCATCGCTCGCCGCTCCCGCCTCCGCCAAACGCGAATTCGATGACGTCGAACCACTGCGGAACCTCGAGGTCCTCGTCGTCGACGACCACCCGATCAATCGCAGAATACTCGTCGAAATCCTGACCAACTGGAGCATGAAGCCCTCCGCCGCCGGCAGCGGTCCGGAGGCGATCAATCGCCTGGTCCAGGCCCAACGGGCCGGACGCCCGTTTCCCCTGGTCCTTCTCGACGCCTGCATGCCCGACATGGACGGCTTCGCCGTCGCCGAGCGCATCAAGAACGACCCCACGCTCGCCACCGCCCGCATCATGATGCTCTCATCCTCCGCCCGGCAGCAGGACCTCCTCCGCTGCCGCGAACTCGGCATCGCCGTCCACCTGACCAAACCCATCAGGCAATCCAGTCTGCTGCAGGCCATCCTCCAGGTCTTGGGGCTTGCCGGCAGAGACGCCAAGACCTCCTCCGCTCCGGAACTCACCGCCCCAAAAGACCACCCCCCCCTCCGAATTCTCCTGGCGGAGGACAATCCGATCAACCAGAAGCTCGCCGTCCGAATCCTCGAGCGATGGAATCACACCGTCCTCGTCGCCAACAACGGCCGCCAAGCCGTCGAAGCGTCCGAAAAAGAGCGGTTCGACCTGATCCTCATGGACGTGCAGATGCCGGAAATGAGCGGCCTCGAAGCCGCCGCCGCCATCCGCGAAAGGGAAAAAGCCACCGGCGGTCACGTGCCCATCATCGCCATGACCGCCTGCGCCATGAAGGGAGACCGCGAACGCTGCCTCGAGGCCGGCATGGACGGGTACATCTCCAAGCCGATCCGCGTGAACGATCTGCTCGGCACGATCGACGAGGTCGTTCCCGTGCCTCGATAG